The genomic stretch gacgattcaaaagtgcttgtaaaaacctacttgaataaagaatccTTTGACCGTAATCTTGTTTCctttaacgaaataaaaatactatttatgtaACGATATTCGCGAAACAAGAGCtaagatggccaagtggttagaacgcgtgcatcttaaccgatgattgcgggttcaaacccagacaagtaccactatatatatgtgtgcttaatttgtgtttataattcatctcatcaaaacatcgtgaggaaacctgcatgtgtctaatttcatcgaaattctgccacatgtgcattccaccaacccgcattgaaacagcgtggtggactatgttaccaaccctctcctcaatggaagaggaggcctttagcccagcagtgggaaatgtacaggctgttactttactttttacttaaaaaatgataaaagattTTTGTCATTAACACAtcgaattgaattttttttacaaccTATCAGAGTTTCATGTTTAAGCGTTTAGAAATTTAAGATATGTGTTAAAGAATTATCTTTATTCTTTCCTGTAACTATCATTCTCGTACTATGAGtattgcacaccttgggaacgagatgttatttcaaattacaaaaatatatttgtattattattaaaaatatacattgcaTATGTAACATGATACGAAAAAAAAGTAGATccctctgagtttctttcggtcttctcaggtctgagatgttaaattccgaaccggtggtacatTTTTTGACAGTCAATGTCTTTTATTGAATCAAAGTAATCAAACCCTtcaatttttgaataaagatttttgaatttgaCCTGACTTTGATTACGATCAGAAGCGCCTCATATGGGCCAttcaattaatcattttatttaattaatctattttgTCTAAATTACGTCATATATCACGgttgtattaaaatgttttagtaaTGTGATGTAATATACTAgcaagattaataaatatttaaaaaattgagaCCGAATAGTACAAAAAAATGTCGAAAAAACACctaaaaatcaaagtaaattaatttgccattaattgtttaaaaacttTCAAACATAGTCTAAGTGatcaatatagatatataataaaaactcgatatacaaataatcataattatatttaaaatatcataatatcaaTAAGCTTTACATAGTTTTCAAATTGTTTCTTCAGCGTCTGATTCCACATTCTCATCGATAACCAAATATTTAGCAGATGTCCGAACAGGGCTCCTCCTTTCCTTTGTATGAACTCGCATATGTTGCTTCAGAGTAAATTTCCTGGCGAATGATTTCCCACATAAGCTACAGTGAAAATCACGCTCCCCCGTATGTTTCAACATGTGCTTGTTCAGATTCTCGCTACCGAAAAACTTCATGCCGCAAACTTTACACTCAAAATTCCTCTCCATCAAATGATCCCTCCTCGTATGCCGTCGTAATCCTTGCTGATTCGTGAACGTCTTATCGCACGAATCACATTTCAGGACAGCGGGTGTGACTCCATGATACTTGGCCAGATGATCAGTTTTCTTGTGGTAATCATCGAATAACTCATTGCAATATCCGCATTTCCTCGTCATGTAAAGCCGCCTGTGTACGATGTTGATATGGGACTGCTTTTTGACTCTTGTATTGAACGTCTTGGAGCAGAAATCGCACGCGAATAGACCAGTCTTGTGTATCCTCAAGTGACTCCTCAGTATGTCACGGTTCACGAAACCGGCGCCGCAGACGTCGCAGACGTAATTACGAAAGTGCGTGTTCATGTGTTCCGTCAAATTTCTAAACTTCGTAAATTTCGTCGAACACAGGGCACACTTTAACTCTTCGCCTTGAAACTTAAACGGTACCATGTGGTTTTTTATATCCGTGTAGATAACGTGCTGATGGTCATCTATTAAATGGTCTATTAAGCTATCTATTGATGATATATCGTTACAACAAATGTTACATTTTAAGCCTGTTATGTCCAATTTGACCGTGTAAACGCGCATCTCTTGGACGACTTGTTTGATACTTTTCTCATCGTGTTTCTCGATCGTATGCCACTTCAAATCAGCTGGATCTGGAAACTGTTCCGTACAAAAGCAACAAGCGTATCCTATATCGCCTCGAAACCTTATCGGGGTAGCGTTTGAATTCAACAGTATCTCCGTCATGTTACTCCGATGTTTCTCAACTTCGAGCATACATTTGTCGTCTAGTTTATTTTTGGGCGTTTTCTTATTACGGCCACGTGATGCGCTACTAACTCTTGATTTGACTTGTAATTTGTGTAGGAGCTCTTCGGCCTTTTCACCAGATACGATGATTATTTGTTCATCACCTACAAAGAAAACGTTCACTTGAATGGCGACATTAATATCAGTATGCTCAGGGACGGATTCAGGAGACAGGAGCTCTAGCCCGAACTCTTCCATGGTATAGTAAAAGTAGTaggttttatacataaaataatagcatattttttataaaaaatatctttgtaatTCGCAAAGGTATTCTTGAAAAAACTCTATATTTCATTGATTAAAGTGATTGAATATCAGTTATAAATTCGCTTCCTCCAATTCGAAACTAATAAAACCAGAAAATCCAACCCTAAACaaacttttatgaaatatatacaaattatcttCAGTTAGTTATATTTACGATTTTCTTAAGACATACATGAATTCTGCTTttcacatacacacatattatattgactgagtttcttgccgtttattctcggtagaatatacacTCCAAAACTATGTTAActttacataatatagttttgtaaaataactattttacaaaacgtgtcaaatttaaaaatgtagaaGAATTATTGGCTTAATATGTGATTAGGAACTAACAAGTAATATTAAAGTTGACACTACCAATTAAACTGATGGGTAAtagcaatatatgtatttcatgaTAAAACATTGTAAAGACTATTTGCAAGCAAAGTTTTAAGAATAAGGTTTAGTTTTAGGTTTCATACAAATGATCTTTGACAACATTATttctctttatatttaaaaataatgacaatatACGTATAAGTTCAGACATAACATACTTTTTGAAGAATAAGGGATTCATTCAAAGCATTCGATCATTCTCATCTAGGTTTGGggatgaaacgatcgcctcgtGTCTActtctattcatattcaatatataataaatttaaaaaaagagttgtTGAGTTTCTTTCCGCGGTTCATTTCAGGGTTATtaattttccgaaccggtggtagtgtttaattcgattatcgtattatatatgtatcgattataatatgtaacttaTGTAAGGGTAGTGCTTTCATATTGGATAAAGGAACTTCAGTTTGATTAAGGCCGAGTATCTgccataattatacatttacaatttataaataagttctGAGTTAATTTGAGATAAGAAGAATCGTTATGAGTATTTGTCAAACTTTACTCCTATAAtacttttaactaaatataaaaaaaagtaaaagtaaagtaacagcctgtacatttcccactgctgagataaggcctcctcttccattaaggagagggtttggaacatattccaccacgctgttccaatgcgggttggtggaatgcacatgtggcagaatttcgatgaaattagacacatgcaggtttcctcacgatgttttccttcaccgccgagcacgagatgaattataaacataaattaagcacatatatatagtggtgcttgaactgggtttgaacccgcaatcatcggttaagatgcacgcgttctaaccactgggccatctcagctctaactAAATAAAGATACTAAAGAACTAAATATGCTGTGATTCAATTGTTTCTTATCTTTTATCCAtagataatctctggaacggctggaccgattttgacgggactttcactggcagataactgatgtaataaggagtaatttaggctacaatcagttttttttttgttaaatttaaacgcgtacaaggtcgcgggctaAACTAgtagcaatataaataaaatacgtcaCAGTAAATAGGAAATACAGCAACAGTTGCATATCTCCTTATCATGTATAGACATTTTCAATGGATGAACTTGTACTTATGTACAGATAAGTGGATTTGGGTTTACCCAGATAGATTCTATATCTGGAAACGTACGTGCTTTGATAGCGTTTATTATgagtgaaatattaattttattctaaagCTATAATCAATATAAGATCGTTCTGTATATCAGGTATATTTCTCATTTTGCTAGTCGTTGatactttgataattttgaagcGTCAATAGTGCAATGGGTTATGGGCCATCTAGCGATGTAAAAGTCAGGATCTGACCCCTTGGGCTTCTGTCGTCCTCACTCCTAACACCATTGATAAGCTTAAAAGAAGGGGTAATTaggaatactataaaaaaaagataagatAAATCTGTTTTAAATTCATGAAGTGAATCTTTTAGAATTGGATACATACGGGAATGGAGTCATTGAAAACGTTACGCGTTATTTTAAAGGAGCTATAAGTACCAAACACTCGTATCATCAAATTTAGCTTTTATTCCTTTTGTAATaaggtacatacatacatacaacgtttataactaaataaacgAAAACCTCATTAATTTGGTAACGAAATCAACACAATACATCCTCAAACTTCTTCGCCGTGTTTCGCGCGCATGTGACCACGCCAGCTGCACTTCTGGACAAACGCCTGCCCACAGTGCTCGCACTTAAACCGCCTATCATCTGAATGTATACGCATATGATCACGGAGGGTTGACTTACGACCGTACGATTTCAAACAAACATCACATTGGAATTCCCTCACGCCCGTGTGTTTCAGCATGTGGCATTTCAAAGCGGAACCAGAATAGAAATTTTTATCGCATTCCGTGCAATGGTGCGGCCGCTGAAGCAAGTGATCCCTCTGGATGTGTACCCTGAAGGACTTCCGACTACGATATATCCGATCGCAGGCGTCACACTTGTACGCATTCTGTTCAACTTGGTGCACAACCGTCAAATGTTTCAACTTCTGATGATAATCCTTGAACGTCTCGTTGCAGTAGCCACATTTATTACGAAACTTTACAGGTTTGTGAATCGACTTTATGTGGAGCTTCTTCTTCGGAAGCGTCGAGAACTCCTCCGAGCAGACTTCGCACTGGAACACACCTGTCTTGTGCTTCTCCTGATGAACGAAAAGACGTTTCCGATTTACGAAGCCGGCATCGCACACGCTACAAATAAAATTCCTACAATGCAGATTCATATGTTCGAGCAATCCTTTAAATCGGTTGAATTTTGTCGAACAGACGAAACACTGCAGAGTTTCCGTTTCAAATTTGAACGCAATCAAGTGATTTTTGATGTCTGTGAACAGGCGTTTTTTGTGCACGTCCTTGAGGTGAACGATAAGGTGATCTATTGATTCTATATCATCATCACACAGCCTACACTGCAGTCCTGTGATATCTACTTTAACGTAAAACGCATTGAGGTCCCTTCGTTTCGTGAAGCTTGAATTATTTATGCCCTCGTGGTTCTCAAGCGTGTGCTGTTTTAAATCGGCCGGTTCTTGGTAGTAATCGTCACAGTAACAGCACAGGTAGCCGATATCCGTGTGACTTCGGATCGGCGTCGCATTGGACCAGGTCAGTATCTCCCTAACATTGATCAAATGCCTCGACAGTTCGATACTCCCCTGTCGACCTTTCGGTATCTCGACTTCTTTCTCACTTTTGACAATTCTCTTTGTCAATTTCGATACGCGCCTCACGGTTTCACCTTTAGTTTTTGCTTTACCATCCAGTTGTCTACCTACAAAGAAAATTTCACTTTTATTGTCATGTAATCTAGACTCGTTAGGTATAAAACAGTTCAAgggcatatatttttaattagattctaatacatataaacatttggTTTAGTTTGCTGTATGAATTCAACGCAAACATTTAACGCCTTCAATTATTACCTAAATGCCGAATGCTGAACACATTTAGCAATCAAAGAAatcaatcatattattttatcgtttaGAATTAACAAAACTGTTTCAATTCCAAATAAACTTTTCGACCATGTATTTAATTGTGTATTAATTATtcgaatttttttaaacaaaattgtaataaaagtcACAAAGTACTTTAAAACGTAGATCTCATATATGGCagcactttttattttttaccaaatttGTAATTTACGATCTTGAAATACAAACTGTAGGAGCTAAAACTCATATCACATTTAAAAACACTCAGGTAAATACAGATAATGTCGAAAATAAGGAGAGAGAAATAGCAAATGCGAAGAAATagtttatttagatattaaacATGAACATGGAGTATACTAAGTTGATAAGATCGAATGATAAAATTTCAAGAAGTTTTTACAACGTCATGAGATTCAGAAGATGAATTTATTGCTTATATCCTTAACTATAGAATATAATTCGAAATCTATACAAAAATCTCAATAATCATATTCAATCTATCAATCACAAGAGATccaatttttgttaatatttgccCAAAACAAgtttattgttttcaaaactttacaaaactaaaaaacaatTGATATGAATGGGGTATCGTTGGAAactttctataattattttactgtttAGTTAATTGGCCAGGCAgtcgttttttaatttttaacatcgTCATAATTAGTTATTCTGTATCACGTATAGACATTTATCACACAATTAGACCGTGTTGTGCAGATATGTTCTAAAACACAGGaaaaaatacaagtatttaaGTTTTCAAGTTTAAATCATTGTACGAGTTAAATAATCTTTTAGAGACATATGTTTACTATTTTCTCTATAACAGAACATTTCTTTAATACACTTAGAAAATTTGCTGATAAATTTAGAAAGAGTTTTTGGACAATATCTTCTAAATCGAGATAAATCTTAAAACAGAACTCCTGCACAACACgaatcaatcataaaaagaattaaaGTAATACTAAATTATGAACACAATCTTCTACGTTTTAATCATAACGATTTTCATGTTCTAGAAGGAAAAGATTAAATGCGAGAGAGTACATCTCTCTTGAACTCTAATGATCTGTTTTTCTTCTATAAGTATTTTTGTCATGATTaatatagcctattccaatagGACAAGgtttaaagataaacaaactttAGAAGAACGTTTTCATATAATAGCTCAGCTATATAATGGGCTAtagaccttttttatttatgaaacaacaCAATTCTGCTGCACAAATTATATCACTTCAATTTTACTTGCAAAGTTCCGATACCAACGTCATCGATTCTCTTTTTGCAACCctaaaattactattaataattagatattcatttatacaaaagggatgactgaaagacaattgtatgttgcggagatgagaatgctgagaggaatgtgtggtgttacgcgaatggatagagtaaggaatgagtacataagaggaagtttgaaaatGACACCTATAGctgagaagttatgtggaaggcggctatcatgatATGGGCATGTAACGAgaaacatattgtgaggaaaaccttgagcatggatgtggatggatatacaGGTAGAGGAcgatccatccatcgtttccttgggaAACgttggatggattgtgtgagcGACGATAGGGTtcgaaataatgttacttgtgaaatgacgtccgatagagaagtatggaagcaGAAGGCATGCTACGCCGACCGTAAATAAAATTGGCATAAATGCAGGGGGATGGATGAATGGAATTAGATATTAATTTCAAAGCAATTAAATCCCTATACTTGAATGATTAAGACATTTATTTGTATCTCCTTAAGTTGGAATAGGCTATAAACAATTCAATAGTTAAATCTATTGTAGTCTAGAAGAACGGTTAATAACAATATCagaattattaagtaaaaatagaaaactagaCTGATAAgagaaattaaaagaaatgcTAGTTCTACAGAAGATTTTACTGTCTTCAATAAATGACAagactatttttaaatctagaACGTTATTAGACATTTTTGGTCTCttagaaaatattcatattaaaatacgaaatatgtttaatcaaaaataataaaaaatatcacatattcatatacatattatatttatttaacgtaaATAAATTCCTGTTGTtcgttgtaatttaaattaattgcttcAGGGggataggtatataatatatcctaacCTCCAGACTATAACTCTGatgaattcttattttaaacacttaaaaatgaGACTGCCCAAAATTTTCGGAAAATCCCGAAATTTCAGTAAGTAGTGATAAAAAGTGGACGCATCGCTGGGCTTATCAAGCTTATAGTGGACGCTCTTTGACAAATATGTCACTGCACGGTTGTGACTGGGTGGACTAGACAGAGTACATTTCACAATTAGAACGTATTAGGCAAAATCAGAGTTATTTTCATTCTTATAGTGACAATAATTCTGAGAAAGAGAGATCAATATGCATATAGTATAATTTGGTTGTAGTTTT from Vanessa cardui chromosome 28, ilVanCard2.1, whole genome shotgun sequence encodes the following:
- the LOC124541496 gene encoding zinc finger protein 26-like, translating into MEEFGLELLSPESVPEHTDINVAIQVNVFFVGDEQIIIVSGEKAEELLHKLQVKSRVSSASRGRNKKTPKNKLDDKCMLEVEKHRSNMTEILLNSNATPIRFRGDIGYACCFCTEQFPDPADLKWHTIEKHDEKSIKQVVQEMRVYTVKLDITGLKCNICCNDISSIDSLIDHLIDDHQHVIYTDIKNHMVPFKFQGEELKCALCSTKFTKFRNLTEHMNTHFRNYVCDVCGAGFVNRDILRSHLRIHKTGLFACDFCSKTFNTRVKKQSHINIVHRRLYMTRKCGYCNELFDDYHKKTDHLAKYHGVTPAVLKCDSCDKTFTNQQGLRRHTRRDHLMERNFECKVCGMKFFGSENLNKHMLKHTGERDFHCSLCGKSFARKFTLKQHMRVHTKERRSPVRTSAKYLVIDENVESDAEETI
- the LOC124541497 gene encoding zinc finger protein 664-like, yielding MTKILIEEKQIIRVQERCRQLDGKAKTKGETVRRVSKLTKRIVKSEKEVEIPKGRQGSIELSRHLINVREILTWSNATPIRSHTDIGYLCCYCDDYYQEPADLKQHTLENHEGINNSSFTKRRDLNAFYVKVDITGLQCRLCDDDIESIDHLIVHLKDVHKKRLFTDIKNHLIAFKFETETLQCFVCSTKFNRFKGLLEHMNLHCRNFICSVCDAGFVNRKRLFVHQEKHKTGVFQCEVCSEEFSTLPKKKLHIKSIHKPVKFRNKCGYCNETFKDYHQKLKHLTVVHQVEQNAYKCDACDRIYRSRKSFRVHIQRDHLLQRPHHCTECDKNFYSGSALKCHMLKHTGVREFQCDVCLKSYGRKSTLRDHMRIHSDDRRFKCEHCGQAFVQKCSWRGHMRAKHGEEV